From Triticum urartu cultivar G1812 chromosome 2, Tu2.1, whole genome shotgun sequence, a single genomic window includes:
- the LOC125540585 gene encoding desmethyl-deoxy-podophyllotoxin synthase-like, translating into MEVTISSISFVSLALVLLLWFFHPKPNKHLRPPGPSTLPIIGSLHHVFGILPHRIMAELSRRHGPLMFLKLGEVPTLVVSSAEMAEVVMKSKDLMFASRPRSVTLDVIGYGSGIGIIFAPYGDRWHQARKVCTMELLSAKQVKRMEGIRSKEVSNLLSSITTSIGTTVNLTEKLSALMNDVIARAVFGGKCAQQGEYLRELEKVTALVGGFSLVDLFPSSQLVRLLSSGERQMRRSYGRIQRIISDIIEQRKEMRAAVSSNDEEDLLDVLLRLHKEDSLPYPLTLEAIGVIIFDLFAGGTETSGITLEWAMSELLKNPENMRKVQLEVRQVVGGQQSVINNNDLHDLHYMRMVIKEVLRLHPPAPLLPRRAREDCEIMGYKIPEGTNVQVNIFAICRDCRYWDAPEAFEPERFKEISIDHKGTHFEFTPFGAGRRQCPGMLFGTSTVEIALANLLHHFDWVIPDGPNPGSLDMSEKFGINVRRKFDLELRAIPYVHSKAA; encoded by the exons ATGGAGGTAACAATTTCAAGCATTTCTTTCGTTTCCCTAGCCCTAGTACTCCTCCTTTGGTTTTTTCATCCCAAGCCCAACAAGCATTTGCGGCCTCCCGGGCCATCGACCCTACCGATCATCGGCAGCCTCCACCACGTATTCGGCATCCTCCCACACCGCATCATGGCGGAGCTATCTCGCCGGCACGGCCCACTGATGTTCCTCAAACTCGGCGAGGTGCCCACCCTGGTGGTCTCGAGCGCGGAGATGGCGGAGGTGGTGATGAAGAGCAAGGACCTCATGTTCGCCTCGCGGCCGCGCAGCGTGACACTGGACGTCATAGGTTATGGCAGCGGCATAGGCATCATCTTTGCCCCCTATGGCGACCGCTGGCACCAGGCCCGCAAGGTCTGCACCATGGAGCTCCTGAGCGCGAAGCAG GTGAAGCGTATGGAAGGCATCAGGTCCAAGGAGGTCAGCAACCTCCTTAGTTCCATCACCACCTCGATTGGCACAACTGTCAACCTCACGGAGAAGTTGTCGGCACTGATGAACGATGTCATTGCGCGGGCGGTGTTCGGAGGCAAGTGCGCACAGCAAGGCGAGTACCTCCGGGAATTGGAAAAGGTCACCGCATTGGTGGGAGGCTTCTCGCTCGTAGACCTATTCCCGTCGTCGCAGCTGGTGCGGCTGCTGAGCTCCGGGGAGCGACAGATGAGGAGGAGCTATGGACGAATCCAGCGCATCATCTCCGACATCATTGAGCAACGCAAGGAGATGCGCGCTGCAGTCAGCTCCAACGACGAGGAGGACTTGCTGGACGTGCTGCTCAGGCTGCACAAGGAGGACTCCTTGCCATATCCTCTAACTTTAGAGGCAATAGGCGTCATCATATTT GACTTGTTCGCGGGTGGCACCGAGACCTCTGGAATAACATTGGAGTGGGCTATGTCAGAGCTCTTGAAAAATCCCGAAAATATGAGAAAGGTGCAACTAGAGGTTCGACAAGTGGTAGGTGGGCAACAATCTGTCATAAATAACAATGACCTTCATGACCTCCACTACATGAGAATGGTGATCAAGGAGGTCTTGAGGTTGCATCCTCCCGCTCCTCTACTCCCCCGAAGGGCAAGAGAAGACTGCGAAATCATGGGATATAAAATTCCTGAGGGCACCAATGTGCAAGTTAATATATTCGCGATTTGTCGGGATTGCAGATATTGGGATGCCCCTGAAGCATTTGAGCCAGAGAGGTTCAAAGAGATAAGCATAGATCACAAGGGGACACATTTTGAGTTCACACCTTTCGGGGCTGGGAGACGGCAGTGTCCTGGAATGTTGTTCGGCACATCAACCGTGGAGATCGCATTAGCAAACCTTCTGCACCATTTTGACTGGGTGATCCCTGATGGGCCTA